In Musa acuminata AAA Group cultivar baxijiao chromosome BXJ3-9, Cavendish_Baxijiao_AAA, whole genome shotgun sequence, a single genomic region encodes these proteins:
- the LOC135648795 gene encoding putative leucine-rich repeat receptor-like serine/threonine-protein kinase At2g19230 isoform X3: MTISMRRFNSSKMTLIWSFVLLCFIVAAVQVRAQTTSNHVRSFPDGPRNCYTFKSLTPGLKYLIRATFLYGNYDFKNSLSIQFDLYLGVNLWKTITLTDPSSYFLTEAITEATADFISVCLVNTGRGTPFISGLDLRPMVASLCPLVNASRSLVLLDRFNMAPTGISIRYPLDPYDRYWFQYTTQPSWNEISTNSIVEYGVNDHFEIPSKVMQTAVYPVNSTKLELSFTPDPGDLNEFYAVMYFAELQQNASRQFSVSLNGALLNDAKPFTPDFLTSDAIYNINPSAGYGELNISLVATQRSTLPPLLNAVEVFSTMRNTNVATDGGDVDAMMAIKGFYQVKKNWMGDPCSPKAYTWDGLNCALNASGVPRLTTLNLSYGGLIGEIISSFANLTAIQYLDLSHNNLTGQIPAALAYVPSLKLLDLTNNQLSGPIPSALLEKSRNKSITLRTDGNPNLCGDPTSCESKPTRRQKGKTAAIVISCVVSVVVLFSAVIVLCMMRKKQVLKSSVRGTTDKLHNDDELPLENRKFTYRQLQSITDNFERIIGKGGFGTVYYGHLEDNTEVAVKMLSQSSSQGTKEFLAEAQHLTRVHHKNLVSMVGYCMDGDHLALVYEFMSQGTLKDHIRGIGTAAPLSWGQRLQIALEAALGLEYLHTGCKPPLIHRDVKTTNILLNERLEAKISDFGLSRTFHSDGHSHVSTRIVGTMGYLDPEYFIKNRLSQKSDVYSFGVVLLELITGQPPIVCIPESTHVVEWVRRMLAKGSIEDVVDPSVRQENVVNSAWKVANVALACAAHASSKRPAMTDVVMHLKESLALYSDGDEIQFERISSEKLYMESSDTSQISAFDVHQFGNVWDSSEGPSAR, from the exons ATGACCATCAGTATGAGACGCTTCAACTCGAGTAAGATGACACTGATCTGGTCCTTCGTTCTTCTGTGCTTCATCGTGGCTGCCGTTCAAGTTCGAGCACAGACGACAAGCAATCATG TGCGAAGCTTTCCTGATGGACCTCGCAATTGCTACACTTTCAAGTCGTTGACCCCGGGGTTGAAGTACCTCATCAGAGCCACGTTCTTGTATGGGAACTACGACTTCAAAAACAGTCTTTCGATTCAATTTGACCTCTACCTCGGAGTCAACCTCTGGAAGACGATAACCCTGACAGATCCATCGAGTTACTTCTTGACAGAAGCTATTACTGAAGCCACGGCGGATTTCATATCAGTGTGCCTAGTGAACACCGGTCGTGGGACTCCTTTCATATCGGGGTTGGATCTGCGACCCATGGTGGCGTCTCTTTGTCCGTTGGTCAACGCCTCTCGCAGTCTGGTTCTTTTGGATCGCTTCAACATGGCGCCAACCGGTATCTCTATCAG GTATCCATTGGACCCGTATGATCGTTATTGGTTCCAATATACGACCCAACCTTCCTGGAATGAGATATCTACCAACTCCATCGTGGAATATGGTGTGAATGATCACTTTGAGATACCTTCGAAGGTGATGCAGACTGCAGTTTACCCTGTGAACTCCACCAAACTGGAGCTCAGTTTCACACCGGATCCTGGAGACCTCAATGAATTCTACGCCGTCATGTACTTCGCCGAGCTGCAGCAGAATGCCTCGAGGCAGTTCTCCGTCTCCCTCAACGGAGCCCTGTTGAATGACGCCAAACCTTTCACTCCGGATTTCCTCACTTCCGACGCCATATATAACATCAATCCTAGCGCGGGATACGGTGAGCTAAACATCTCTCTGGTTGCGACACAGAGATCCACACTTCCTCCCCTCCTCAACGCCGTGGAGGTCTTCTCGACGATGAGAAACACGAACGTGGCGACGGATGGCGGAGATG TGGATGCTATGATGGCGATCAAAGGGTTCTATCAGGTGAAGAAAAATTGGATGGGCGATCCATGTTCTCCAAAAGCTTATACGTGGGATGGACTAAATTGTGCTCTTAATGCATCTGGTGTTCCAAGGCTCACTACCCT CAATCTATCATACGGTGGATTGATTGGTGAAATAATCTCGTCTTTTGCCAACCTCACTGCAATACAGTACCT GGATTTATCTCACAACAACTTAACAGGACAAATACCTGCTGCTCTAGCATATGTTCCATCTCTCAAGCTCCT AGACTTGACAAACAACCAACTCAGTGGACCAATTCCTTCTGCTCTTCTTGAGAAATCAAGGAATAAATCCATTACTTTAAG AACTGATGGCAACCCAAACCTCTGTGGCGATCCCACTTCATGCGAGTCAAAGCCGACGAGAAGGCAGAAGGGAAAGACCGCAGCTATCGTTATATCTTGTGTGGTTTCCGTGGTGGTACTCTTTTCGGCGGTCATCGTTCTTTGCATGATGAGAAAGAAACAAG TTTTGAAATCCTCAGTAAGAGGAACCACTGATAAGCTTCATAACGACGATGAATTGCCACTTGAGAATCGAAAGTTCACATATAGGCAGCTGCAGAGCATCACTGACAACTTTGAGAGAATCATTGGAAAAGGAGGATTTGGGACTGTTTATTATGGCCATCTGGAAGATAATACCGAAGTTGCTGTCAAGATGCTATCCCAGTCATCATCACAAGGAACTAAAGAGTTTCTTGCCGAG GCCCAGCATTTGACGAGGGTGCATCACAAGAATCTAGTCTCTATGGTCGGCTACTGCATGGATGGAGATCATTTGGCACTTGTCTACGAGTTCATGTCTCAGGGAACCCTTAAAGACCATATTAGAG GTATTGGCACTGCTGCACCTTTGAGCTGGGGACAGCGCCTACAGATCGCTCTTGAAGCTGCACTAG GACTCGAGTACTTGCACACCGGCTGCAAGCCTCCACTGATTCATAGAGACGTGAAGACCACAAACATCCTCTTGAACGAAAGGTTGGAGGCAAAGATATCAGATTTCGGGCTCTCCAGGACTTTCCATAGTGACGGCCACAGTCATGTCTCCACCAGGATTGTTGGAACCATGGGATACCTCGATCCAGA GTACTTTATCAAAAACCGACTTAGCCAGAAGAGCGATGTGTATAGCTTTGGGGTGGTTCTCTTGGAACTGATCACAGGCCAGCCTCCCATAGTATGCATTCCAGAGAGCACTCACGTGGTTGAATGGGTTCGCCGAATGCTTGCGAAAGGGAGCATCGAGGATGTCGTCGACCCGAGTGTGCGGCAGGAGAACGTGGTGAATTCCGCTTGGAAGGTCGCCAATGTAGCACTTGCATGCGCTGCTCACGCTTCTAGCAAGAGGCCGGCGATGACGGATGTGGTGATGCATCTGAAGGAGAGTTTGGCGCTGTACAGTGATGGAGATGAGATCCAATTCGAACGCATCAGCAGCGAGAAGCTGTACATGGAATCTAGTGATACAAGTCAGATTAGTGCGTTTGATGTCCATCAATTTGGGAATGTTTGGGATAGCAGCGAAGGCCCTTCAGCAAGATGA
- the LOC135648795 gene encoding putative leucine-rich repeat receptor-like serine/threonine-protein kinase At2g19230 isoform X1 produces MTISMRRFNSSKMTLIWSFVLLCFIVAAVQVRAQTTSNHGFINIDCGIPENSSYLDQSLGITYVSDAQFIDTGVNHDVLPAYVSDLAQRYLTVRSFPDGPRNCYTFKSLTPGLKYLIRATFLYGNYDFKNSLSIQFDLYLGVNLWKTITLTDPSSYFLTEAITEATADFISVCLVNTGRGTPFISGLDLRPMVASLCPLVNASRSLVLLDRFNMAPTGISIRYPLDPYDRYWFQYTTQPSWNEISTNSIVEYGVNDHFEIPSKVMQTAVYPVNSTKLELSFTPDPGDLNEFYAVMYFAELQQNASRQFSVSLNGALLNDAKPFTPDFLTSDAIYNINPSAGYGELNISLVATQRSTLPPLLNAVEVFSTMRNTNVATDGGDVDAMMAIKGFYQVKKNWMGDPCSPKAYTWDGLNCALNASGVPRLTTLNLSYGGLIGEIISSFANLTAIQYLDLSHNNLTGQIPAALAYVPSLKLLDLTNNQLSGPIPSALLEKSRNKSITLRTDGNPNLCGDPTSCESKPTRRQKGKTAAIVISCVVSVVVLFSAVIVLCMMRKKQVLKSSVRGTTDKLHNDDELPLENRKFTYRQLQSITDNFERIIGKGGFGTVYYGHLEDNTEVAVKMLSQSSSQGTKEFLAEAQHLTRVHHKNLVSMVGYCMDGDHLALVYEFMSQGTLKDHIRGIGTAAPLSWGQRLQIALEAALGLEYLHTGCKPPLIHRDVKTTNILLNERLEAKISDFGLSRTFHSDGHSHVSTRIVGTMGYLDPEYFIKNRLSQKSDVYSFGVVLLELITGQPPIVCIPESTHVVEWVRRMLAKGSIEDVVDPSVRQENVVNSAWKVANVALACAAHASSKRPAMTDVVMHLKESLALYSDGDEIQFERISSEKLYMESSDTSQISAFDVHQFGNVWDSSEGPSAR; encoded by the exons ATGACCATCAGTATGAGACGCTTCAACTCGAGTAAGATGACACTGATCTGGTCCTTCGTTCTTCTGTGCTTCATCGTGGCTGCCGTTCAAGTTCGAGCACAGACGACAAGCAATCATG GTTTCATTAACATCGACTGTGGGATCCCGGAAAACTCTTCCTACCTCGATCAATCCCTCGGCATAACATACGTCTCCGACGCTCAGTTTATAGACACTGGCGTTAACCACGACGTCTTGCCGGCGTACGTCTCTGATCTCGCTCAACGTTATCTGACAGTGCGAAGCTTTCCTGATGGACCTCGCAATTGCTACACTTTCAAGTCGTTGACCCCGGGGTTGAAGTACCTCATCAGAGCCACGTTCTTGTATGGGAACTACGACTTCAAAAACAGTCTTTCGATTCAATTTGACCTCTACCTCGGAGTCAACCTCTGGAAGACGATAACCCTGACAGATCCATCGAGTTACTTCTTGACAGAAGCTATTACTGAAGCCACGGCGGATTTCATATCAGTGTGCCTAGTGAACACCGGTCGTGGGACTCCTTTCATATCGGGGTTGGATCTGCGACCCATGGTGGCGTCTCTTTGTCCGTTGGTCAACGCCTCTCGCAGTCTGGTTCTTTTGGATCGCTTCAACATGGCGCCAACCGGTATCTCTATCAG GTATCCATTGGACCCGTATGATCGTTATTGGTTCCAATATACGACCCAACCTTCCTGGAATGAGATATCTACCAACTCCATCGTGGAATATGGTGTGAATGATCACTTTGAGATACCTTCGAAGGTGATGCAGACTGCAGTTTACCCTGTGAACTCCACCAAACTGGAGCTCAGTTTCACACCGGATCCTGGAGACCTCAATGAATTCTACGCCGTCATGTACTTCGCCGAGCTGCAGCAGAATGCCTCGAGGCAGTTCTCCGTCTCCCTCAACGGAGCCCTGTTGAATGACGCCAAACCTTTCACTCCGGATTTCCTCACTTCCGACGCCATATATAACATCAATCCTAGCGCGGGATACGGTGAGCTAAACATCTCTCTGGTTGCGACACAGAGATCCACACTTCCTCCCCTCCTCAACGCCGTGGAGGTCTTCTCGACGATGAGAAACACGAACGTGGCGACGGATGGCGGAGATG TGGATGCTATGATGGCGATCAAAGGGTTCTATCAGGTGAAGAAAAATTGGATGGGCGATCCATGTTCTCCAAAAGCTTATACGTGGGATGGACTAAATTGTGCTCTTAATGCATCTGGTGTTCCAAGGCTCACTACCCT CAATCTATCATACGGTGGATTGATTGGTGAAATAATCTCGTCTTTTGCCAACCTCACTGCAATACAGTACCT GGATTTATCTCACAACAACTTAACAGGACAAATACCTGCTGCTCTAGCATATGTTCCATCTCTCAAGCTCCT AGACTTGACAAACAACCAACTCAGTGGACCAATTCCTTCTGCTCTTCTTGAGAAATCAAGGAATAAATCCATTACTTTAAG AACTGATGGCAACCCAAACCTCTGTGGCGATCCCACTTCATGCGAGTCAAAGCCGACGAGAAGGCAGAAGGGAAAGACCGCAGCTATCGTTATATCTTGTGTGGTTTCCGTGGTGGTACTCTTTTCGGCGGTCATCGTTCTTTGCATGATGAGAAAGAAACAAG TTTTGAAATCCTCAGTAAGAGGAACCACTGATAAGCTTCATAACGACGATGAATTGCCACTTGAGAATCGAAAGTTCACATATAGGCAGCTGCAGAGCATCACTGACAACTTTGAGAGAATCATTGGAAAAGGAGGATTTGGGACTGTTTATTATGGCCATCTGGAAGATAATACCGAAGTTGCTGTCAAGATGCTATCCCAGTCATCATCACAAGGAACTAAAGAGTTTCTTGCCGAG GCCCAGCATTTGACGAGGGTGCATCACAAGAATCTAGTCTCTATGGTCGGCTACTGCATGGATGGAGATCATTTGGCACTTGTCTACGAGTTCATGTCTCAGGGAACCCTTAAAGACCATATTAGAG GTATTGGCACTGCTGCACCTTTGAGCTGGGGACAGCGCCTACAGATCGCTCTTGAAGCTGCACTAG GACTCGAGTACTTGCACACCGGCTGCAAGCCTCCACTGATTCATAGAGACGTGAAGACCACAAACATCCTCTTGAACGAAAGGTTGGAGGCAAAGATATCAGATTTCGGGCTCTCCAGGACTTTCCATAGTGACGGCCACAGTCATGTCTCCACCAGGATTGTTGGAACCATGGGATACCTCGATCCAGA GTACTTTATCAAAAACCGACTTAGCCAGAAGAGCGATGTGTATAGCTTTGGGGTGGTTCTCTTGGAACTGATCACAGGCCAGCCTCCCATAGTATGCATTCCAGAGAGCACTCACGTGGTTGAATGGGTTCGCCGAATGCTTGCGAAAGGGAGCATCGAGGATGTCGTCGACCCGAGTGTGCGGCAGGAGAACGTGGTGAATTCCGCTTGGAAGGTCGCCAATGTAGCACTTGCATGCGCTGCTCACGCTTCTAGCAAGAGGCCGGCGATGACGGATGTGGTGATGCATCTGAAGGAGAGTTTGGCGCTGTACAGTGATGGAGATGAGATCCAATTCGAACGCATCAGCAGCGAGAAGCTGTACATGGAATCTAGTGATACAAGTCAGATTAGTGCGTTTGATGTCCATCAATTTGGGAATGTTTGGGATAGCAGCGAAGGCCCTTCAGCAAGATGA
- the LOC135648795 gene encoding putative leucine-rich repeat receptor-like serine/threonine-protein kinase At2g19230 isoform X2, producing the protein MTISMRRFNSSKMTLIWSFVLLCFIVAAVQVRAQTTSNHGFINIDCGIPENSSYLDQSLGITYVSDAQFIDTGVNHDVLPAYVSDLAQRYLTVRSFPDGPRNCYTFKSLTPGLKYLIRATFLYGNYDFKNSLSIQFDLYLGVNLWKTITLTDPSSYFLTEAITEATADFISVCLVNTGRGTPFISGLDLRPMVASLCPLVNASRSLVLLDRFNMAPTGISIRYPLDPYDRYWFQYTTQPSWNEISTNSIVEYGVNDHFEIPSKVMQTAVYPVNSTKLELSFTPDPGDLNEFYAVMYFAELQQNASRQFSVSLNGALLNDAKPFTPDFLTSDAIYNINPSAGYGELNISLVATQRSTLPPLLNAVEVFSTMRNTNVATDGGDVDAMMAIKGFYQVKKNWMGDPCSPKAYTWDGLNCALNASGVPRLTTLNLSYGGLIGEIISSFANLTAIQYLDLSHNNLTGQIPAALAYVPSLKLLDLTNNQLSGPIPSALLEKSRNKSITLRTDGNPNLCGDPTSCESKPTRRQKGKTAAIVISCVVSVVVLFSAVIVLCMMRKKQVRGTTDKLHNDDELPLENRKFTYRQLQSITDNFERIIGKGGFGTVYYGHLEDNTEVAVKMLSQSSSQGTKEFLAEAQHLTRVHHKNLVSMVGYCMDGDHLALVYEFMSQGTLKDHIRGIGTAAPLSWGQRLQIALEAALGLEYLHTGCKPPLIHRDVKTTNILLNERLEAKISDFGLSRTFHSDGHSHVSTRIVGTMGYLDPEYFIKNRLSQKSDVYSFGVVLLELITGQPPIVCIPESTHVVEWVRRMLAKGSIEDVVDPSVRQENVVNSAWKVANVALACAAHASSKRPAMTDVVMHLKESLALYSDGDEIQFERISSEKLYMESSDTSQISAFDVHQFGNVWDSSEGPSAR; encoded by the exons ATGACCATCAGTATGAGACGCTTCAACTCGAGTAAGATGACACTGATCTGGTCCTTCGTTCTTCTGTGCTTCATCGTGGCTGCCGTTCAAGTTCGAGCACAGACGACAAGCAATCATG GTTTCATTAACATCGACTGTGGGATCCCGGAAAACTCTTCCTACCTCGATCAATCCCTCGGCATAACATACGTCTCCGACGCTCAGTTTATAGACACTGGCGTTAACCACGACGTCTTGCCGGCGTACGTCTCTGATCTCGCTCAACGTTATCTGACAGTGCGAAGCTTTCCTGATGGACCTCGCAATTGCTACACTTTCAAGTCGTTGACCCCGGGGTTGAAGTACCTCATCAGAGCCACGTTCTTGTATGGGAACTACGACTTCAAAAACAGTCTTTCGATTCAATTTGACCTCTACCTCGGAGTCAACCTCTGGAAGACGATAACCCTGACAGATCCATCGAGTTACTTCTTGACAGAAGCTATTACTGAAGCCACGGCGGATTTCATATCAGTGTGCCTAGTGAACACCGGTCGTGGGACTCCTTTCATATCGGGGTTGGATCTGCGACCCATGGTGGCGTCTCTTTGTCCGTTGGTCAACGCCTCTCGCAGTCTGGTTCTTTTGGATCGCTTCAACATGGCGCCAACCGGTATCTCTATCAG GTATCCATTGGACCCGTATGATCGTTATTGGTTCCAATATACGACCCAACCTTCCTGGAATGAGATATCTACCAACTCCATCGTGGAATATGGTGTGAATGATCACTTTGAGATACCTTCGAAGGTGATGCAGACTGCAGTTTACCCTGTGAACTCCACCAAACTGGAGCTCAGTTTCACACCGGATCCTGGAGACCTCAATGAATTCTACGCCGTCATGTACTTCGCCGAGCTGCAGCAGAATGCCTCGAGGCAGTTCTCCGTCTCCCTCAACGGAGCCCTGTTGAATGACGCCAAACCTTTCACTCCGGATTTCCTCACTTCCGACGCCATATATAACATCAATCCTAGCGCGGGATACGGTGAGCTAAACATCTCTCTGGTTGCGACACAGAGATCCACACTTCCTCCCCTCCTCAACGCCGTGGAGGTCTTCTCGACGATGAGAAACACGAACGTGGCGACGGATGGCGGAGATG TGGATGCTATGATGGCGATCAAAGGGTTCTATCAGGTGAAGAAAAATTGGATGGGCGATCCATGTTCTCCAAAAGCTTATACGTGGGATGGACTAAATTGTGCTCTTAATGCATCTGGTGTTCCAAGGCTCACTACCCT CAATCTATCATACGGTGGATTGATTGGTGAAATAATCTCGTCTTTTGCCAACCTCACTGCAATACAGTACCT GGATTTATCTCACAACAACTTAACAGGACAAATACCTGCTGCTCTAGCATATGTTCCATCTCTCAAGCTCCT AGACTTGACAAACAACCAACTCAGTGGACCAATTCCTTCTGCTCTTCTTGAGAAATCAAGGAATAAATCCATTACTTTAAG AACTGATGGCAACCCAAACCTCTGTGGCGATCCCACTTCATGCGAGTCAAAGCCGACGAGAAGGCAGAAGGGAAAGACCGCAGCTATCGTTATATCTTGTGTGGTTTCCGTGGTGGTACTCTTTTCGGCGGTCATCGTTCTTTGCATGATGAGAAAGAAACAAG TAAGAGGAACCACTGATAAGCTTCATAACGACGATGAATTGCCACTTGAGAATCGAAAGTTCACATATAGGCAGCTGCAGAGCATCACTGACAACTTTGAGAGAATCATTGGAAAAGGAGGATTTGGGACTGTTTATTATGGCCATCTGGAAGATAATACCGAAGTTGCTGTCAAGATGCTATCCCAGTCATCATCACAAGGAACTAAAGAGTTTCTTGCCGAG GCCCAGCATTTGACGAGGGTGCATCACAAGAATCTAGTCTCTATGGTCGGCTACTGCATGGATGGAGATCATTTGGCACTTGTCTACGAGTTCATGTCTCAGGGAACCCTTAAAGACCATATTAGAG GTATTGGCACTGCTGCACCTTTGAGCTGGGGACAGCGCCTACAGATCGCTCTTGAAGCTGCACTAG GACTCGAGTACTTGCACACCGGCTGCAAGCCTCCACTGATTCATAGAGACGTGAAGACCACAAACATCCTCTTGAACGAAAGGTTGGAGGCAAAGATATCAGATTTCGGGCTCTCCAGGACTTTCCATAGTGACGGCCACAGTCATGTCTCCACCAGGATTGTTGGAACCATGGGATACCTCGATCCAGA GTACTTTATCAAAAACCGACTTAGCCAGAAGAGCGATGTGTATAGCTTTGGGGTGGTTCTCTTGGAACTGATCACAGGCCAGCCTCCCATAGTATGCATTCCAGAGAGCACTCACGTGGTTGAATGGGTTCGCCGAATGCTTGCGAAAGGGAGCATCGAGGATGTCGTCGACCCGAGTGTGCGGCAGGAGAACGTGGTGAATTCCGCTTGGAAGGTCGCCAATGTAGCACTTGCATGCGCTGCTCACGCTTCTAGCAAGAGGCCGGCGATGACGGATGTGGTGATGCATCTGAAGGAGAGTTTGGCGCTGTACAGTGATGGAGATGAGATCCAATTCGAACGCATCAGCAGCGAGAAGCTGTACATGGAATCTAGTGATACAAGTCAGATTAGTGCGTTTGATGTCCATCAATTTGGGAATGTTTGGGATAGCAGCGAAGGCCCTTCAGCAAGATGA